GAAGACACGAAGGGGCGTCGCTGTCTCTGCAATAGCCTGCTGTCTACGATCGGGCTCGCTCAGCTCCACGGCGGTATCCTGGAGCCCCCGCTCGTAACCAGTGGAGATCAGCTGGAGGAGCTCGGTGTCTTTCTCAACGGCCGAGCGCGTTTCACGGCGGCTCAGGCGGTCGACTACCTGCTATCGTCGAATCCCGCCCGCACGCAAGACTCCGAGCATCGGGATGCACAGTTGGAAGGGAGATGGCCGAACGCGACACGATTTCTCCTTTCGGGACCTGGGAATAGCGTATCCGGATTTCGGGAGGGGTAGATGGAGCCCGAACGCTTCGAATCGACCTCTCGAACGTCCCGTCCGAGGTCCGGCCCCGTCGGTGAGGCCGAGCTCCCTCAGGGGTAGGGCCCAGACACCGCGAGTCGCTTGGCGCATTGAGAGGTGTGGGATGGTTCCGGCCGTCGATGCCGATCCCCGCAACCAATCATGGCCATGTACGGGCCCCGATAGCCGTTCCAGAAACACCGACCCGACTGGCGAGGGGGCCGGATCTAAAGGTCGCCCCGCGCACCCACCGTGGAGCTCGACTCAACGCGAACGATCCGTCGAACGAAGGTATTGCATAGTTGTTAGTCTTAAATTACTTTTTGTTAGACCTCGGGAGCATCCGACTGGTTTTGGAGACCCGGCGAGCTTTCGAGGTCCATAGCTCGCCCGAAGGGTAGGCTGGCTTTCACTCGGATGGGAGAGGAGGGACATGCCATGAGACACTCAATCGAAGTCGCTCGACCGACCGCCCTGGTCACCGGGGCCCTGCTAAGTTTGGCGGCGATCCTTCCGAGTGGTGTCGAGGCCCAGCAGCCGGGCCCGGAAGCGTCGGAGTTGGAGCTGAATCGAATGCATGACGAGTCGATCGCGGTCGTGGGAAGCACGGGCCGGTTTTTTGACGAATTGATCGTGGCCGCCGCCCAGCATGGCGCGGTAGCCGACCTCCGAACCGAAAGCGATCCCATGACGTTCGCATGCCTTTCGACGCAGGCGGCGCTGCTCGAGGGAATCGGAGATCTCGAAGGGGCTGTGGAGTACTCGATCCGAGCAGCGAATCATGCCCGCATTACGGGGGACGCCCTCAGTGCAGCCAATGGCTACATCGACGCGGCGGTCCTCTTGGCCCAGGCGCCCGAACGCAATGCTCAAGCGGTGAACCTGATTGATGTGGCACGCATGATGGCGCGGTCGCCGTCGTTGAACGCCGAGGAACGGGCGACGGTTCTAAGTAGGATCGGAGGCCCCGAAAGAGTGGCGGCCGCCTGGTAAGGCGAAAGGGGCAGAATTTTCCCCTTGATGCGCTCCCCGTCACCTGGTCCCCTCCCCCGCCGCCTTGCGGCAGCACTGGGAAGGATCAGGGGAAATCTGGGACCGACAGTCCGGGAGAGCGCATCATGGGGTTCCCGGTCTCCTCTCGGCCCGGCTCGAACTCCGCCGGGCACACCAGACCCAGAACAAGGGCACCGCGGTGAGCTCCAGAGGGCGGTGCCGTTCGCCCTACGAGGAAGTAGTGAGTTCTCCACCCCCGTCGGTCCCAAGAAGGGACGGCTGTGTACCTCTCGACATGGTTCCGGCATCGGGTGGAGAACGTTTGCACGGATTCCACCTCGGGCTGAGTTCTCCCTCGACCAATCCCTGCCGGATTGCTGGGAAACCTAACCCGCCCCCGTTCGCATCCGTCCGGCTCCGGCCGCCATGGCGCTTGGGCCCACCCTCGTCCCGACCCACGGCAACCACATCCATGGCGACCAGCGTCCGTTGTTTCTGACGCCTCGATCGGCATTTCTGGGCAGGGGCTTGGGGGCTCGATCGTCGCTCTCCGGCCAACGTCGGCCAGAGTACAGATCCCGGTGCAGCCGGCGCGTTCTCCCGAGGTGAGGGGGAGCCATCCTTCTATCGGGAAGCTCTGAGGCCCATTGCTTCGTTCGGCTCTCCAAGGAGGGCATAGCTTATCCCGGGGGACTCGGACCCGGAGGCCCGGACCGGAATTCCAATGGAGGCGCTCCCCTGAACCGTTCGGCGATCCGAAGCGATCGATCGCAGGCCGTCATCCTCCCTCGCCACCTCACCGATCGAGGACCGCTCTTCGAGGCGCTCTCGAGTCTCTTCGAGTCGTACACCTCCTTCGTTCGCCACACCGCCAGCACGGCGGAAGCGATCTGCCGGGCGATCGTGAGCTTCGCCAGGTTCGGTTTCGTGCCCCCATCCAGGAGCCCCAGGCAGTGCCGGTAGATCGGCTCGTCCTCGGCCCGACCGATCACCGGCGTCGCCGCTTCCTTGAAGATTGCCTTCAGCGTGTGGTTGAGGTTCCGGGTCAGGCCCCTGGTCCGCTTCACTTCGGCCTTCACCCACTCGTCCGTCCGGGTTCTCACCCAGTCCGACGAACTCCTGGTCACGATCCCCAGTCCACAGTACGACCAGAACCCGCGCTTGCTCTGGAACCGATACGGGGTCACCACGATGGGAAGCAGCTCGGCCGTGCGCACCGGACCCAGGCCGGGACAGCTCTTGACCAGACGGAACTCCAGATGCCGCTGCGCCTCGGCCAGCATCGCCTTCTTGGCCTGGCTCTTCAGTGCCTCCAAGGCGTCCAGCTCTTCGTACAGGAGCTCGGCCAGAGGTTTTGCCGGCCTCGGAAGTCGACCCAGGAACTTCCCCCGCTTCGACGCCGCGTACACCGATGGTCCGGCCACCGGCACTCCCCGCGAGCGGTACAGGCTCTTCAGTCGGTCCTTCACCCGCACCACATCGCCACTCGCCCATCGGTACCCCTTCGCCCGGTAGCCGAGGGCCCCGAACCCGCCCCGCTCCTTGTACACCTTCCGCTTGATCACCCCCAGCCGGAGGCCCTCCGCCAACCCGAAGGCATCGCGCCGGTTGTCCTTCGGCCCCCAGCTCTCTCGCACCGCCGCCACCACCACGTTCTGGGCGTGGGGCGACAGCATCTCGTACCGCCACTCCGATAGCGTCCCTTCCTCCAAGGCAGATGTTCCGGGGCTTCGGGATCTGCCGCACCGCCTCGATCAGGCACCCCGCGTTGGTCTCCACCATCTGCGTTCCGACCTGTTTTTCCGCTCGGGCTCAGGACCGCCAACGTGCAGCTCGACGCATGCGCGTCCAGCCCGATATACCTGTCCATGCGCGTTCTCCTGTTGGGGTGTGACCTCCTGGACACTCGCAAATCCCAGATTGTCCCGCCCCTCGGGAGAACGCCACCTCTGTTCCCGGGCCAGCCGTCCCATCGCACCGCCTCCGCTTACGGACGCGCTGCCCCTATGATGCCTTTCCGTTGAGTGAAACCTGTTGCAGCCCGGGCATCCTTGCGTTCTCCGGTCTCGAGCACCACTGGCGCTGACCGCACCCGGGAGGGCCGCAGGCACCGACCCGCGCTAAGCGGAGTCCCCCGCTCCTAAGACAGGCCCCGCGCTCCGAGTGGAACGCGGGGCTTCACCGTCGCGACTACGACCACCCCACAGATCAGTTCACCAGCGTGTAGATGGCCGCCCGGTCCTCCGGCGTCAACCGATGCGCCTCCGGGATCCGCGCCACCTGCTTAGCGAGTCTCACGGTCTCCTCGGGCCGACCCTGGACCTGCGCCGCCTCGGCCGCGGCGACGTAATCGACCGCCGCCTCCACGTACTCCTCCTCGGAGATCCGTAGCCATGCCGCCCACTCCATGAGACCCTGGGCCTGCTCGTAGTCTCCGATCAGGAAGAGGAGGCTGGCCTGAAACTCGGTGCACTCCGCGTGGCGAGGATCGCCCGACTGCCGCAAGGCCAAAGCTTCACCGTGTAGCCGAGCGACCGCCGGAAGTGCCTTGCCGATGTCCGCGGAGGCAGCATTGGCCAGGGCTTCGGCCTGAGCGTGCAGGCGATTGGCCTCCACCGCCGCCTGTGCAGGAGACTGAGCGTATGCCACCGCAGGCAGGATGGACAGAGCGAAGCCGAACATCGCCGCGATGATCCGAGACCTTCCGTAAGTGGACATCGTCGCCTCCATGAAACGTAGGTGAATTGAGCCCAACTACACCAAACGAGATGGGCCGTAGTGGTAGTTTAATAATTGTAGATCCAAAATACAAGTATATCATCCGCGGCGGCGGCGGGCCGGGGCTCGCGCGACCCGAAAGACCTCGGGGTCTGCCTGACGCTCCGCTATGCAAGGGCACAGTCTGCGCTAGCTTTCCCCCAGTTGGTCCATCCCCGCAGCGGGAGGTTCTGCCGATGATCCCCTCGTGTCCACCGCCCAAGGCAACTCACGGGGCACCCGGAACCGCCGTTGTCCTCCTCCTCGGCCTCGCGCTGGCGGCCTGCGAGTCGACGGGGAGCGCTCCAACGACCGAGATGGAGCGGGAGACGGCGCTCTTGCTTCCGCCACCGACGGTCCCACCAACGCTCACGAGGGACCAGCCGGCAAGGATCGTGGTGGAACTTGAGACCAATGAGCAGACTTGGGCGGTGACCGAGGGAGTGGACTACACGTTCTGAACCCTCGGCGGAAGCGTTCCCGGACCCCTCCTCAGGGTCGGCGAGAGAGACCTGGTAGAGTTCCACCTCAGCCACCATCCGTCCAGCCAGAATCCGCACAACATGGACCTCCACGCCGTCAACGGCCCGGGCGGGGGAGTGCATTCATCCGTCGTGGCACCGGGCCAGACGGCCACCTTCAAGTTCACGGCCTTGAACCCCGGCCTCTACGTGTACCATTGCGCGACCGCTCCAGTGGGGACCCCCACGTGGCGAACGGGATGTACGGACTGATCCTCGTGGAGCCCGCGGGCGGCCTTCCGGCCGTGGATCATTAGTATTACGTGATGCAGGGAGAGGCCTACACGGCCGGCGAATACGGTCAGCCGGGACATCAACCCTTCGACATGCGGAGGGCGCTGGCCGAAGATCCTACGTACGTGGTCTTCAACGGATCCGTGGGATCCCTCATGAGTGCGGCGGCGATGACCGCCGAAACGGGCGATGTGGTTCGCCTCTTCGTGGGGAACGGCGGACCCAACTTCGTTTCGTCCTTCCACGTGATCGGAGAGATCTTCGACCGCGTCTGGCACCAAGGCGGTGCCATGGTCAACCAGAACGTCTAGATTACGATGGTCCCGGCCGGCGGAGCAGCAATGGTCGAGATCCGAACCGCTCTCTGAGTCGCTGAGCCGGGCGAGGTGCGCATGGCCGATCCAGCCATGGCATGGCGCGCGGTGGTCCCGCGGGTTGAGAGATGGCCGGGCTCATCCCACCCCCTTCGCGCACCACCCGCCGCTGGGCCCCCGCGGCCGTCGCGCCGGGAAATCGTGCCGCCGGTGCCGTCTACCGCCCGAGGCGCCCGACCGCCACGCCACTCTTCCCCGTGGTCCAGCATCACCTCGAGACGTTCCTCGCCGGCGCCGAAGAGGCGGATCCCACGGGATGGGGCGCTCCGGCGTGCGTCGAGGAGGACTTCCGCCGGTACCTGCGGATGCCCGCGCTCTTCGGTCTCCCGATGCGCACGACGGCGAAGCCACGATGATGCTGGATACCTCGTGACTTCACGATCGCTGAGGCGTCGCGGCTCGAGTCGCCCTTCACGTACAGCACCCTGCGGCGCAACGCTGTTGACCGGATGACAGGCCGCGGCGAGGTTCGTGGCATGACTACGCGATCATTCCGCAGAGTCGCCGGACTCCTTTCGCTCGTAGCGATGTCCGCCTCCATGACCGAGAGGCTCTGGGCGGCCACATGTGCGCCCATGGAGGAAGACGGCGCCGCCATGGCTGCTCACGCCCCAGCCACCGCGATGAATTCGCCAGCAGAGATGGGGATGGGGTACGGTCGGCACGATCAGGCACACGCCGACGCGGAGGATCGCGCCCCGTGTCCCTTCGCGGCGAGCGCCTCCTTTGGAGGCTGCGTATCCGTTGCGACGATCGCGCCCTTGCCCCCCACGATTCCGATCCCGCCTAAGCCGACGCAGCTCGTCACGGCGACGGTCGCCTCGCACGACCTCCTTCTGGAAGCCTCGCTCTTCCGCCCTCCCCGCGCATAGTCCGTTGGGGGCCCGGGTTTTCCGGGTCCTTTTCTCTCGAACAGCTGAATTGACTCAGGCTCGCGGACGCCCATGGCGTTCGGGAGAGCCCGGCGTCCCGACGTTCCATCATCCGCCCCTTCGCGAAGGAAGCGGGACGGGTCGCCGCAAAGGACTCAACGGAGAGCGTTCATCATGCGCAACCACCTTTCTCTGGGACTTGCGACTTTCCTCTCCCTGGCTGCTTCGGCAGCGCTTCAGGCCCAGGAGCCGATTTCTGACCTCACGGCGCTTCTGGCCGAGGCCGTAGCGAACAACCCCGAGATCCGAGCCGCCGAGCGAGCGGCGGAGGCTGTCAGGGCGCGCGTTCCCCAGGCGGGAGCGCTTCCCGATCCCATGGTCGGCGTGGGGTTCATGAACGTCCCGATCACGGATCCGAGCCTCGGCCGTGAGATGATGACCATGACCCGCCTCCAGCTCGAGGGGCAGTTTCCGTGGCCCGGAAAGCTGGGGCTCCAGGAGGAGGTCGCCCGCCTCCGGGCCGAGGCGGCGCAGTGGGAGGTCGCGCGGGTGCGAGACGAGGTCGTCGCCGAGGTGAAATCCGCTTACTTCGAGGTCTACTTTGTGGACCGGGCCATCGAGGTCACCTCCAGGAACGAGGGACTGATTGCCGCCTTCGCCCAACTCACGTCCGCGCAGTACGGAGTGGGCACAGGCTCCCAGTCCGACGTGCTCAAGGCTCAGGTGGAACGGACACGGCTCGCTAACCAGGTGGTAGCCCTCCACGAACGCCGCCGAAGCACGGTGGCTCGCTTGAATGCCTTGCTCGCCAGGCCGACCGACACGCCGCTTCTCGCAGGCGACATCCCAGAGAACGTCGGAGCTGCAGCCGTCTTGGGCGGCGGTGAGGAGGCGCGATTTGTGTCGTCCGCGCTGTCCGGCCTGTCCCAAGGCGGGGGACCGGAGCAGGACCCGACGATCCCTTCCGCGGCCGATCTCCAGCGCCTGGCCCTCGAGCACAACCCGATGATCCAGGCGCACGTACAGCGAGTGGCCGCGCAGGAACAAGCCGTTTCGCTGGCCAGGAAGGCTGAGCTTCCCGACTTCCAGGTCTCAATCGCATACAGTCGGCGTCCCGATTTCGGAGATTTCGTGGACCTCATGGTCTCGGCGCCGCTCCCCCTCTTCGCGGGACGGAAGCAGGACCAGGGGGTCGCTGAGGAAGCCGCCGTCCTCGCGGAGGAGGAGGCCCGGCACCATGCGATGGTGAACGACCTGAACGCCGAAATCGAATCCCTCGTGGCCGGACTCGTGCGTGGGCGTGAACAGATCCTCCTCCTGAACGAAGGCATCCTTCCGCAGGCAAGGGCGTCGCTCCCTTCCGCGACGGCCGCCTACCGGGTGGGGAGGGTGGACTTCCTCACGCTGCTGGATGCCCAAGTCACGCTCTACCAACACGAACTCGACTACCACCGGCTTCTGGCCGACTTCGCCCGCGACGTGGCAAGGCTCGAGCGGGCCGTGGGCACGGAGGTGCTCCGATGAACGGGAACAGAAAGACGATCGTCATGGCCTCGGGAGCGGCAGCCCTGGCTGTCGTGGTCGCGGCAGCCGCGTTTTGGGCGGGTGCGGCGTCGCGGGCGGTGGGAATTGCAGGCCAGGAATCGGCGGCGCCGGGAGCGGGTGCCGCGGAGATGAGCGGGATGGAAACGGGGGGGATGGGTACAAGCGGTGCGGGAATTGAGGGCATGGCCCCCGATGGGTCGGTATTTCTCACCCCCGGAGAGATATCCAGCTTCGGCATCACCTTCGATCGCGCCGAGGTCCGGCTCCTCTCGAGGACCACCCGGACCGTGGGGATCGTCGCCTTCGACGAGACTCGCGTAGCTTATCTGGCCCCGAAGTTCGGCGGCTGGGTGGAACGGTTGCACGTGAACTTCACGGGGCAGCCGGTCCGGCAGGGTCAGCCGCTCCTCGACGTGTACTCGCCGGAGCTCGTCACCGCGCAGGAAGAGCTGCTTCTCGCCACTCGGATGGCCGAGTCCATTGGACGGAGTCCGGTAGCGGCCGTCGCCGATGGAGCCCGGGAACTCGTGGAGTCGGCGCGGAGGCGGCTCACTTACTGGGACATCTCAGAGGACCAGATCGAAGCTGTCCTGGAATCCGGCGAGCCTCGGCGGACGCTGACGATCCACGCGCCCGTTTCCGGAGTCGTTTTGGAGAAGGACGTCCTCGAGGGCCAGGCTTTCCAGCCGGGAACGAACCTCTACATGATCGCCGACCTCTCCGTGGTTTGGGTGAACGCGGAGGTGCGCGAGCCGAACGGTGGCGGCGTTGCCGAGGGAT
This genomic stretch from Gemmatimonadota bacterium harbors:
- a CDS encoding transposase translates to MEEGTLSEWRYEMLSPHAQNVVVAAVRESWGPKDNRRDAFGLAEGLRLGVIKRKVYKERGGFGALGYRAKGYRWASGDVVRVKDRLKSLYRSRGVPVAGPSVYAASKRGKFLGRLPRPAKPLAELLYEELDALEALKSQAKKAMLAEAQRHLEFRLVKSCPGLGPVRTAELLPIVVTPYRFQSKRGFWSYCGLGIVTRSSSDWVRTRTDEWVKAEVKRTRGLTRNLNHTLKAIFKEAATPVIGRAEDEPIYRHCLGLLDGGTKPNLAKLTIARQIASAVLAVWRTKEVYDSKRLESASKSGPRSVRWRGRMTACDRSLRIAERFRGAPPLEFRSGPPGPSPPG
- a CDS encoding TolC family protein; the encoded protein is MRNHLSLGLATFLSLAASAALQAQEPISDLTALLAEAVANNPEIRAAERAAEAVRARVPQAGALPDPMVGVGFMNVPITDPSLGREMMTMTRLQLEGQFPWPGKLGLQEEVARLRAEAAQWEVARVRDEVVAEVKSAYFEVYFVDRAIEVTSRNEGLIAAFAQLTSAQYGVGTGSQSDVLKAQVERTRLANQVVALHERRRSTVARLNALLARPTDTPLLAGDIPENVGAAAVLGGGEEARFVSSALSGLSQGGGPEQDPTIPSAADLQRLALEHNPMIQAHVQRVAAQEQAVSLARKAELPDFQVSIAYSRRPDFGDFVDLMVSAPLPLFAGRKQDQGVAEEAAVLAEEEARHHAMVNDLNAEIESLVAGLVRGREQILLLNEGILPQARASLPSATAAYRVGRVDFLTLLDAQVTLYQHELDYHRLLADFARDVARLERAVGTEVLR
- a CDS encoding efflux RND transporter periplasmic adaptor subunit; the encoded protein is MNGNRKTIVMASGAAALAVVVAAAAFWAGAASRAVGIAGQESAAPGAGAAEMSGMETGGMGTSGAGIEGMAPDGSVFLTPGEISSFGITFDRAEVRLLSRTTRTVGIVAFDETRVAYLAPKFGGWVERLHVNFTGQPVRQGQPLLDVYSPELVTAQEELLLATRMAESIGRSPVAAVADGARELVESARRRLTYWDISEDQIEAVLESGEPRRTLTIHAPVSGVVLEKDVLEGQAFQPGTNLYMIADLSVVWVNAEVREPNGGGVAEGSEAVVELSAFPSRPIRGRIEYVYPTLQEDARTLRARVAVPNPDGRLKPGMYATVSLSTPTRTALSVPTSAVIDTGERQLVFIEMGGGRLIPQEVEVGLTAGDLTEVLAGLEPGQRVVTSAQYLLDSESNMAQVMRSMIGMIGAGDMGNLDMGGMDMSDDSMDGMPMPPNRE